The following proteins are co-located in the Salvelinus fontinalis isolate EN_2023a chromosome 29, ASM2944872v1, whole genome shotgun sequence genome:
- the rapgef2b gene encoding rap guanine nucleotide exchange factor 2 isoform X15: MKPLAAAASHGVPSQQDKNPLPADFSRLHLADGLHPQVTHVSSSHSGCSITSDSGSSSLSDIYQATENEPGDMDLSGLPETAVDSEEDDDEEDIERASDPLMSRDVVRDCLEKDPMDRTDDDIEQLLEFMHQLPAFANMTMSVRRELCAVMVFAVVERAGTIVLNDGEELDSWSVILNGSVEVTYPEGRPEILCMGNSFGVSPTMEKEYMKGVMKTKVDDCQFVCIAQQDYCCILNQVEKNMQKVEEEGEIVMVKEHRELDRTGTRKGHIVIKGTTERLTMHLVEEHSVVDPTYIEDFLLTYRTFLSSPMVVGKKLLEWFHDPSLRDKVTRVVLLWVNNHFNDFEGDPAMTHFLEEFENNLEREKMCGHLRLLNIACAAKAKLRLVTLTKPSREAPLAFTLLGGSEKGFRIFIDSVEPGSKAAEAGLKRGDQILEVNGQNFENVQLTKANEILRNNTHLSISVKTNLLVFKELLARPEHDQEAEGEDPPEVERKNGAPAHLPKIGDIKKGSRYSIPDLAVDVEQVMGLEKASKKAKANTVGGRNKLKKIFDKTLTSILPPKPYNDVGVGQSQDDSIVGLKQSKQIPASLPVSSNLSSSNPDLLQSHHRILDFNNQPDMSDQVLRVFKADQQSRYIMIGKDTTAKEVVAQAIREFALTAVPEAYSLCEVSVTPEGVIKQRRLPEQLSKLADRIQLSGRYYLKSNMETETLCSDEDAQDLLREGQISLLQLSTVEVATQLSMRAFELFCAIEPTEYIDDLFKLKSKTGSFCLKRFEEVINQETFWVASEVIREPNQLKRMKIVKHFIKIALHCRECKNFNSMFAIISGLNLAPVSRLRGTWEKLPSKYEKLFGDLQDLFDPSRNMAKYRNVLNNQNLQPPIIPLFPVIKKDLTFLHEGNDSKVDGLVNFEKLRMIAKEIRHVGRMASVNMDPALMFRTRKKKWRSLGSLSQGSANAAVLDVTQTGGHKKRVRRSSFLNAKKLYEDAQMARRVKQYLSNLSLETNEEALQTLSLQCEPSINTLPKNAGGSKRPDTSPVVSRAASQQRGQLQKGNQALQVPAVALYPSRKKVPVKDLPPFGTSSPQSLKKILSLSEEASDRHKRQTEDTVSNASQLSSPPTSPQSSPRKGLGTLKGQSVRKVTFTSKQTATGYPRTGDTYSDSGHSEILSRSSLVSNSSFDMAQEERRGLRHSGGVGDPHAGGVRLERRATTDSDQYSLGSYSSMQDCRGLYPCAMVLSSPSSEELTQDQGDRVSLDAADSGRGSWTSCSSGSHDNIQTMQQGRSWETLAFGPGGVVGGSVGVHPHGGPEALLGGPAGLWASQARGSWASASSSSSAAYWGEDSEGDTGTIKRRGGKDVNTDPETSSITSMGSDEAKQHGRPSPSPITAGNKGLITRKESRYREPPPTPPGYTALTISDFSEGQTQSPPPAHSGRRPPDYTTALQRSRMVTQSPDSHHHHQAQQHAKRQGLHRTRSPGEEEEPEEEEEGESLSPKLVALRKTVAHTTPETTRP, translated from the exons ctcccCGCGGACTTCAGCCGACTCCACCTGGCCGACGGCTTGCACCCACAGGTGACCCACGTTTCCTCCAGCCACTCAGGATGTAGTATCACCAGCGACTCTGGAAGCAGCAGCCTGTCAGACATATATCAG GCCACGGAGAACGAACCGGGCGACATGGACCTCAGCGGCCTGCCGGAGACCGCCGTCGACTCAGaggaggacgacgacgaggaggaCATCGAGCGAGCGTCGGACCCCCTCATGAGCCGCGACGTTGTGCGGGACTGCCTGGAAAAGGACCCCATGGACCGCACCGATGACGACATAG AGCAATTACTGGAGTTCATGCATCAGCTGCCAGCGTTTGCCAACATGACCATGTCGGTGAGGAGGGAGCTGTGTGCCGTCATGGTCTTTGCCGTGGTCGAGCGGGCCGGCACCATCGTCCTCAATGACggggaagag ctggaCTCGTGGTCAGTGATCCTGAATGGCTCGGTGGAGGTGACATACCCTGAGGGCAGGCCTGAGATCCTGTGTATGGGGAACAGCTTTGGGGTCTCCCCCACCATGGAGAAGGAATACATGAAGGGAGTAATGAAGACCAAGGTGGACGACTGTCAG tttGTGTGCATAGCACAGCAGGATTACTGCTGCATCCTCAACCAGGTGGAGAAGAACATGcagaaggtggaggaggagggcgaGATCGTCATGGTCAAGGAGCACCGCGAGCTGGACCGCACCGGCACCCGGAAGGGACACATCGTCATCAAG GGTACGACGGAGCGTCTGACCATGCACTTGGTAGAGGAGCACTCGGTGGTGGACCCCACCTACATCGAGGACTTCCTGCTGACCTACAGAACCTTCCTCTCCAGCCCCATGGTCGTGGGCAAGAAGCTCCTCGAGTGGTTCCATGACCCAAGCCTCAGGGACAAG GTTACACGGGTAGTCTTGCTGTGGGTGAACAATCACTTCAATGACTTTGAAGGCGACCCCGCAATGACTCACTTTCTAGAAGAGTTTGAAAACAATCTGGAGAGAGAG AAAATGTGCGGCCATCTTAGACTGTTAAACATTGCCTGTGCTGCTAAAGCCAAACTGCGTCTAGTGACACTGACCAAGCCGTCGAGGGAGGCCCCGCTAGCCTTCACCCTGCTGGGGGGCTCTGAGAAGGGCTTCCGCATCTTCATCGACAGCGTGGAGCCCGGGAGCAAGGCCGCAGAGGCCGGCCTCAAACGAGGAGACCAG ATTCTGGAGGTGAATGGGCAGAACTTTGAAAATGTCCAGCTCACCAAAGCCAATGAGATCCTGAGGAACAACACCCACTTGTCCATTTCTGTGAAAACCAATCTTTTAG TGTTCAAGGAGCTACTAGCCCGGCCGGAGCACGACCAAGAGGCAGAGGGTGAGGATCCGCCAGAGGTGGAACGCAAGAATGGAGCCCCGGCACACCTGCCCAAGATTGGGGACATCAAGAAGGGCTCGCGCTACTCCATCCCTGACCTGGCGGTGGACGTTGAGCAG GTGATGGGCCTTGAGAAGGCCAGTAAGAAGGCCAAAGCCAACACGGTGGGAGGAAGGAACAAGCTCAAGAAGATCTTCGACAAGACACTCACCAGCATCCTTCCCCCAAAACCATACAA CGATGTGGGCGTGGGCCAGTCGCAGGACGATAGCATCGTGGGCCTGAAGCAGTCCAAACAGATTCCGGCCTCGCTGCCTGTCAGCAGCAACCTATCGTCCAGCAACCCTGACCTGCTGCAGTCCCACCATCGTATCCTGGACTTCAACAACCAACCgg acatgtCCGACCAGGTGCTGCGGGTGTTCAAGGCAGACCAACAGAGTCGATACATCATGATTGGTAAGGACACCACGGCCAAGGAGGTGGTGGCCCAGGCCATCCGGGAGTTCGCCCTGACCGCGGTGCCCGAAGCCTATTCGCTGTGCGAGGTGTCCGTCACGCCCGAGGGTGTCATCAAGCAACGGCGGCTACCAGAGCAGCTGTCCAAGCTGGCTGATAGGATACAGCTCAGTGGCAG aTACTACCTGAAGAGCAACATGGAGACGGAGACCCTCTGTTCAGACGAGGACGCCCAGGACCTTCTTCGTGAAGGCCAGATCTCCCTCCTCCAGCTCTCCACGGTGGAAGTAGCCACGCAGCTCTCCATGCGCGCCTTCGAGCTCTTCTGCGCCATCGAGCCCACCGAGTACATCGACGACCTGTTCAAGCTCAAGTCCAAGACGGGCTCGTTTTGCCTCAAGCGCTTCGAGGAGGTCATCAACCAAGAGACCTTCTGGGTGGCGTCGGAGGTGATCCGGGAGCCCAACCAGCTCAAGCGCATGAAGATTGTCAAGCACTTCATCAAGATTGCTCTCCATTGTAGAGAGTGCAAGAACTTCAACTCCATGTTCGCTATCATCAG TGGTCTGAACCTGGCGCCGGTATCTAGACTCCGGGGAACGTGGGAAAAGCTCCCCAGTAAGTACGAGAAGCTGTTTGGGGACCTGCAGGATCTGTTTGACCCGTCCAGGAACATGGCCAAGTACCGCAACGTGCTCAACAACCAGAACCTCCAGCCGCCCATCATCCCCCTATTCCCCGTCATCAAGAAggacctcaccttcctgcatgaAG GGAACGACTCAAAAGTGGACGGCCTGGTGAACTTTGAGAAGCTGCGTATGATCGCCAAAGAGATCCGCCACGTGGGTCGCATGGCCTCCGTCAACATGGACCCTGCACTCATGTTCAGAACCAG GAAGAAGAAATGGAGGAGTTTAGG GTCTCTTAGCCAGGGCAGTGCCAACGCGGCGGTGCTGGACGTCACCCAGACGGGCGGGCACAAGAAGCGGGTGAGGCGCAGCTCCTTCCTGAACGCCAAGAAGCTGTACGAGGATGCCCAGATGGCCCGCAGGGTCAAGCAGTACCTGTCTAACCTCAGCCTGGAGACCAACGAGGAGGCGCTGCAGACCCTCTCGCTGCAGTGTGAGCCCTCCATCAACACAC TGCCCAAGAATGCCGGTGGCAGTAAGAGGCCAGACACGTCTCCGGTGGTGTCCAGGGCTGCCAGCCAGCAGAGGGGCCAGCTGCAAAAGGGTAACCAGGCCCTTCAGGTGCCCGCTGTGGCCCTCTACCCCTCCCGCAAGAAAGTGCCAGTCAAGGACCTGCCACCATTCG GCACGAGTTCCCCTCAGTCGCTGAAGAAGATCCTATCGCTGTCGGAGGAGGCCAGCGATCGTCACAAGCGTCAGACGGAGGACACGGTGTCTAATGCCTCCcagctctcctcccctcccacctcccccCAGAGCTCGCCCAGGAAGG GGCTCGGGACACTGAAGGGCCAAAGTGTCCGGAAGGTTACCTTTACCAGTAAACAGACAGCCACAG gctACCCAAGAACGGGAGACACCTACTCGGACTCGGGTCACAGCGAGATTTTGTCGCGCTCCAGCCTGGTCAGCAACTCCTCCTTCGACATGgcccaggaggagaggagggggctcAGGCACTCAGGAGGGGTGGGAGACCCCCACGCTGGAGGGGTGCGTCTGGAGAGGAGGGCTACGACCGACTCTGATCAGTACAGCCTCGG TTCCTACTCGTCCATGCAGGACTGCCGGGGCCTGTACCCCTGCGCCATGGTGCTCTCCTCCCCCAGCTCGGAGGAGTTGACCCAGGACCAAGGGGACCGTGTCTCCCTGGACGCCGCCGATAGCGGCCGTGGCTCCTGGACCTCCTGCTCCTCGGGCTCCCATGACAACATCCAGACCATGCAGCAGGGACGCAGCTGGGAGACCCTGGCCTTTGGACCGGGGGGTGTTGTCGGCGGGAGCGTTGGTGTCCACCCACACGGGGGGCCTGAAGCATTACTAGGGGGCCCCGCTGGACTGTGGGCGTCCCAGGCTAGAGGGAGCTGGGCATCGgcctcttcatcttcctctgcGGCGTACTGGGGCGAGGACTCTGAGGGCGACACGGGCACGATTAAACGGCGAGGCGGGAAGGATGTGAACACCGACCCGGAGACGAGTAGTATCACATCGATGGGGTCCGACGAGGCCAAGCAGCACGGAAGGCCTTCGCCATCACCCATCACTGCCGGAAACAAGGGCCTTATCA ctcGAAAGGAGAGCCGGTACCGCGAGCCCCCTCCAACCCCGCCGGGCTACACTGCCCTGACAATCTCTGACTTCAGCGAAGGGCAGACGCAGTCGCCGCCCCCGGCCCACTCCGGCCGCCGCCCGCCCGATTACACCACGGCCCTGCAGCGCTCGCGCATGGTCACCCAGTCGCCTGActcccatcaccaccaccaggccCAACAACATGCCAAGCGCCAAGGGCTCCACCGCACCCGCTCGCCAGGCGAGGAGGAAGagcctgaggaggaagaggagggtgagtCCTTGTCTCCCAAACTAGTCGCTCTGAGGAAGACAGTGGCACACACAACACCAGAGACAACCAGGCCATGA